The following are encoded together in the Syngnathus scovelli strain Florida chromosome 12, RoL_Ssco_1.2, whole genome shotgun sequence genome:
- the blnk gene encoding B-cell linker protein isoform X6 translates to MDILSKLADSATAKIRQLQKIAQDIQKNDACYLNKFRRLKSKPVPEVPVRDYRDENIVGPEDLSGSEYDNTMYDDLQEPDTNYEPPPSQKVFTRTSSSSFLQEDYLNSCHNRPKCEGKKAFKQGQGSQQPTQMDNTDEDYISPDDSNEEDNYVEPADDPAADFYEVPDQEDNMVGYVSANRVKIRRFPSAAQQDEGDSSYELWDHEYSGYQRKDMKEPPRTFPRGSSNSPLRLTQDGKQRDFEHRTLPMSHRARKAQLPKSLAPDTKPPKTPLPNMTFLKPTDNDSLDQDKDAEVKEKPWFAGDCDRKTAEKLLFRANKDGAFMVRKSSRQDANQPYTLVVYYKGRVYNIPIRFTHTRQQYALGMEKQGEEYFRSVSHIIENHQKIPLVLIDSKSNSKDTAKLRFPVTQASTWGHQWPASDAFSPCL, encoded by the exons ATGGATATTTTGAGCAAACTCGCAGATTCTGCCACAGCCAAGATTCG GCAGCTTCAAAAGATTGCTCAGGACATCCAGAAGAATGATGCTTGCTACCTGAATAAATTTAGAAG ATTGAAAAGCAAACCGGTTCCAGAGGTACCTGTGAGAGACTACAGAG ATGAAAACATAGTGGGTCCAGAAGACCTTTCTGGATCAGAATAT GATAATACCATGTATGACGATCTACAAGAACCTGATACCAACTATGAGCCGCCTCCCAGCCAAAAAGTCTTTACCAGAACATCTTCTTCATCCTTCCTACAAGAGGACTATCTTA ACAGCTGCCATAATAGGCCAAAGTGTGAAGGCAAAAAGGCCTTCAAACAGGGTCAAGGATCACAACAACCCACGCAGATGGACAATACTGAT GAAGACTACATCAGTCCAGATGACAGTAACGAGGAAGACAATTATGTGGAACCTGCAGACGACCCTGCTGCTG ATTTTTATGAAGTTCCAGACCAAGAG GATAATATGGTGGGCTATGTTTCAGCAAACAG AGTCAAAATAAGGAGATTCCCTTCTGCT GCACAGCAGGACGAAGGTGACTCGTCCTATGAATTGTGGGATCACGAATACAGTGGGTATCAAAGGAAAGATATGAAAG AGCCACCCAGAACTTTCCCAAGAGG GTCATCAAACTCTCCCTTAAGGCTG ACACAAGATGGAAAGCAAAGAGACTTTGAGC ACCGAACGCTACCGATGAGTCACCGTGCTCGTAAAGCACAGCTTCCGAAATCCCTTGCCCCGGACACCAAACCACCCAA GACACCTCTTCCAAATATGACTTTCCTCA AACCAACTGACAACGATTCACTTGACCAAGACAAG GATGCCGAGGTCAAGGAGAAGCCCTGGTTTGCTGGAGACTGTGACCGCAAGACGGCAGAAAAGCTGTTGTTTCGTGCAAACAAA GACGGGGCCTTCATGGTGAGGAAAAGTTCCAGACAGGACGCCAACCAGCCCTACACATTGGTGGTGTATTATAAAGGCAGAGTGTACAACATCCCCATCCGTTTCACACACACAAGGCAGCAATACGCCCTGGGGATGGAGAAGCAAGGAGAAGAG TATTTCCGCAGTGTCTCTCACATCATCGAGAACCACCAGAAGATCCCGTTGGTGTTGATAGACAGCAAGAGCAACAGCAAGGATACGGCCAAGCTGCGTTTCCCTGTGACACAAGCAAGCACATGGGGCCATCAGTGGCCTGCTTCAGATGCATTCTCCCCTTGTCTGTAA
- the blnk gene encoding B-cell linker protein isoform X5 — translation MSDGIKSKFSLLHQPRTKISQEGSSKNNLDHQHKMVPAHAPAPADISKRQLQKIAQDIQKNDACYLNKFRRLKSKPVPEVPVRDYRDENIVGPEDLSGSEYDNTMYDDLQEPDTNYEPPPSQKVFTRTSSSSFLQEDYLNSCHNRPKCEGKKAFKQGQGSQQPTQMDNTDEDYISPDDSNEEDNYVEPADDPAADFYEVPDQEDNMVGYVSANRVKIRRFPSAAQQDEGDSSYELWDHEYSGYQRKDMKEPPRTFPRGSSNSPLRLTQDGKQRDFEHRTLPMSHRARKAQLPKSLAPDTKPPKTPLPNMTFLKPTDNDSLDQDKDAEVKEKPWFAGDCDRKTAEKLLFRANKDGAFMVRKSSRQDANQPYTLVVYYKGRVYNIPIRFTHTRQQYALGMEKQGEEYFRSVSHIIENHQKIPLVLIDSKSNSKDTAKLRFPVTQASTWGHQWPASDAFSPCL, via the exons ATGTCAGATGGCATCAAGAGCAAGTTCAGCTTGCTCCATCAACC TCGGACAAAAATAAGTCAAGAAGGAAGTAGCAAGAACAACCTCGACCACCAACACAAGATGGTCCCAGCACATGCACCTGCACCTGCTGATATCAGCAAGAG GCAGCTTCAAAAGATTGCTCAGGACATCCAGAAGAATGATGCTTGCTACCTGAATAAATTTAGAAG ATTGAAAAGCAAACCGGTTCCAGAGGTACCTGTGAGAGACTACAGAG ATGAAAACATAGTGGGTCCAGAAGACCTTTCTGGATCAGAATAT GATAATACCATGTATGACGATCTACAAGAACCTGATACCAACTATGAGCCGCCTCCCAGCCAAAAAGTCTTTACCAGAACATCTTCTTCATCCTTCCTACAAGAGGACTATCTTA ACAGCTGCCATAATAGGCCAAAGTGTGAAGGCAAAAAGGCCTTCAAACAGGGTCAAGGATCACAACAACCCACGCAGATGGACAATACTGAT GAAGACTACATCAGTCCAGATGACAGTAACGAGGAAGACAATTATGTGGAACCTGCAGACGACCCTGCTGCTG ATTTTTATGAAGTTCCAGACCAAGAG GATAATATGGTGGGCTATGTTTCAGCAAACAG AGTCAAAATAAGGAGATTCCCTTCTGCT GCACAGCAGGACGAAGGTGACTCGTCCTATGAATTGTGGGATCACGAATACAGTGGGTATCAAAGGAAAGATATGAAAG AGCCACCCAGAACTTTCCCAAGAGG GTCATCAAACTCTCCCTTAAGGCTG ACACAAGATGGAAAGCAAAGAGACTTTGAGC ACCGAACGCTACCGATGAGTCACCGTGCTCGTAAAGCACAGCTTCCGAAATCCCTTGCCCCGGACACCAAACCACCCAA GACACCTCTTCCAAATATGACTTTCCTCA AACCAACTGACAACGATTCACTTGACCAAGACAAG GATGCCGAGGTCAAGGAGAAGCCCTGGTTTGCTGGAGACTGTGACCGCAAGACGGCAGAAAAGCTGTTGTTTCGTGCAAACAAA GACGGGGCCTTCATGGTGAGGAAAAGTTCCAGACAGGACGCCAACCAGCCCTACACATTGGTGGTGTATTATAAAGGCAGAGTGTACAACATCCCCATCCGTTTCACACACACAAGGCAGCAATACGCCCTGGGGATGGAGAAGCAAGGAGAAGAG TATTTCCGCAGTGTCTCTCACATCATCGAGAACCACCAGAAGATCCCGTTGGTGTTGATAGACAGCAAGAGCAACAGCAAGGATACGGCCAAGCTGCGTTTCCCTGTGACACAAGCAAGCACATGGGGCCATCAGTGGCCTGCTTCAGATGCATTCTCCCCTTGTCTGTAA
- the blnk gene encoding B-cell linker protein isoform X2 translates to MGKNNMQDCAVTVNKLRISGQRLLNMSDGIKSKFSLLHQPRTKISQEGSSKNNLDHQHKMVPAHAPAPADISKRQLQKIAQDIQKNDACYLNKFRRLKSKPVPEVPVRDYRDENIVGPEDLSGSEYDNTMYDDLQEPDTNYEPPPSQKVFTRTSSSSFLQEDYLNSCHNRPKCEGKKAFKQGQGSQQPTQMDNTDEDYISPDDSNEEDNYVEPADDPAADFYEVPDQEDNMVGYVSANRVKIRRFPSAAQQDEGDSSYELWDHEYSGYQRKDMKEPPRTFPRGSSNSPLRLTQDGKQRDFEHRTLPMSHRARKAQLPKSLAPDTKPPKTPLPNMTFLKPTDNDSLDQDKDAEVKEKPWFAGDCDRKTAEKLLFRANKDGAFMVRKSSRQDANQPYTLVVYYKGRVYNIPIRFTHTRQQYALGMEKQGEEYFRSVSHIIENHQKIPLVLIDSKSNSKDTAKLRFPVTQASTWGHQWPASDAFSPCL, encoded by the exons AACATGTCAGATGGCATCAAGAGCAAGTTCAGCTTGCTCCATCAACC TCGGACAAAAATAAGTCAAGAAGGAAGTAGCAAGAACAACCTCGACCACCAACACAAGATGGTCCCAGCACATGCACCTGCACCTGCTGATATCAGCAAGAG GCAGCTTCAAAAGATTGCTCAGGACATCCAGAAGAATGATGCTTGCTACCTGAATAAATTTAGAAG ATTGAAAAGCAAACCGGTTCCAGAGGTACCTGTGAGAGACTACAGAG ATGAAAACATAGTGGGTCCAGAAGACCTTTCTGGATCAGAATAT GATAATACCATGTATGACGATCTACAAGAACCTGATACCAACTATGAGCCGCCTCCCAGCCAAAAAGTCTTTACCAGAACATCTTCTTCATCCTTCCTACAAGAGGACTATCTTA ACAGCTGCCATAATAGGCCAAAGTGTGAAGGCAAAAAGGCCTTCAAACAGGGTCAAGGATCACAACAACCCACGCAGATGGACAATACTGAT GAAGACTACATCAGTCCAGATGACAGTAACGAGGAAGACAATTATGTGGAACCTGCAGACGACCCTGCTGCTG ATTTTTATGAAGTTCCAGACCAAGAG GATAATATGGTGGGCTATGTTTCAGCAAACAG AGTCAAAATAAGGAGATTCCCTTCTGCT GCACAGCAGGACGAAGGTGACTCGTCCTATGAATTGTGGGATCACGAATACAGTGGGTATCAAAGGAAAGATATGAAAG AGCCACCCAGAACTTTCCCAAGAGG GTCATCAAACTCTCCCTTAAGGCTG ACACAAGATGGAAAGCAAAGAGACTTTGAGC ACCGAACGCTACCGATGAGTCACCGTGCTCGTAAAGCACAGCTTCCGAAATCCCTTGCCCCGGACACCAAACCACCCAA GACACCTCTTCCAAATATGACTTTCCTCA AACCAACTGACAACGATTCACTTGACCAAGACAAG GATGCCGAGGTCAAGGAGAAGCCCTGGTTTGCTGGAGACTGTGACCGCAAGACGGCAGAAAAGCTGTTGTTTCGTGCAAACAAA GACGGGGCCTTCATGGTGAGGAAAAGTTCCAGACAGGACGCCAACCAGCCCTACACATTGGTGGTGTATTATAAAGGCAGAGTGTACAACATCCCCATCCGTTTCACACACACAAGGCAGCAATACGCCCTGGGGATGGAGAAGCAAGGAGAAGAG TATTTCCGCAGTGTCTCTCACATCATCGAGAACCACCAGAAGATCCCGTTGGTGTTGATAGACAGCAAGAGCAACAGCAAGGATACGGCCAAGCTGCGTTTCCCTGTGACACAAGCAAGCACATGGGGCCATCAGTGGCCTGCTTCAGATGCATTCTCCCCTTGTCTGTAA
- the blnk gene encoding B-cell linker protein isoform X3 — MQDCAVTVNKLRISGQRLLNMSDGIKSKFSLLHQPRTKISQEGSSKNNLDHQHKMVPAHAPAPADISKRQLQKIAQDIQKNDACYLNKFRRLKSKPVPEVPVRDYRDENIVGPEDLSGSEYDNTMYDDLQEPDTNYEPPPSQKVFTRTSSSSFLQEDYLNSCHNRPKCEGKKAFKQGQGSQQPTQMDNTDEDYISPDDSNEEDNYVEPADDPAADFYEVPDQEDNMVGYVSANRVKIRRFPSAAQQDEGDSSYELWDHEYSGYQRKDMKEPPRTFPRGSSNSPLRLTQDGKQRDFEHRTLPMSHRARKAQLPKSLAPDTKPPKTPLPNMTFLKPTDNDSLDQDKDAEVKEKPWFAGDCDRKTAEKLLFRANKDGAFMVRKSSRQDANQPYTLVVYYKGRVYNIPIRFTHTRQQYALGMEKQGEEYFRSVSHIIENHQKIPLVLIDSKSNSKDTAKLRFPVTQASTWGHQWPASDAFSPCL, encoded by the exons AACATGTCAGATGGCATCAAGAGCAAGTTCAGCTTGCTCCATCAACC TCGGACAAAAATAAGTCAAGAAGGAAGTAGCAAGAACAACCTCGACCACCAACACAAGATGGTCCCAGCACATGCACCTGCACCTGCTGATATCAGCAAGAG GCAGCTTCAAAAGATTGCTCAGGACATCCAGAAGAATGATGCTTGCTACCTGAATAAATTTAGAAG ATTGAAAAGCAAACCGGTTCCAGAGGTACCTGTGAGAGACTACAGAG ATGAAAACATAGTGGGTCCAGAAGACCTTTCTGGATCAGAATAT GATAATACCATGTATGACGATCTACAAGAACCTGATACCAACTATGAGCCGCCTCCCAGCCAAAAAGTCTTTACCAGAACATCTTCTTCATCCTTCCTACAAGAGGACTATCTTA ACAGCTGCCATAATAGGCCAAAGTGTGAAGGCAAAAAGGCCTTCAAACAGGGTCAAGGATCACAACAACCCACGCAGATGGACAATACTGAT GAAGACTACATCAGTCCAGATGACAGTAACGAGGAAGACAATTATGTGGAACCTGCAGACGACCCTGCTGCTG ATTTTTATGAAGTTCCAGACCAAGAG GATAATATGGTGGGCTATGTTTCAGCAAACAG AGTCAAAATAAGGAGATTCCCTTCTGCT GCACAGCAGGACGAAGGTGACTCGTCCTATGAATTGTGGGATCACGAATACAGTGGGTATCAAAGGAAAGATATGAAAG AGCCACCCAGAACTTTCCCAAGAGG GTCATCAAACTCTCCCTTAAGGCTG ACACAAGATGGAAAGCAAAGAGACTTTGAGC ACCGAACGCTACCGATGAGTCACCGTGCTCGTAAAGCACAGCTTCCGAAATCCCTTGCCCCGGACACCAAACCACCCAA GACACCTCTTCCAAATATGACTTTCCTCA AACCAACTGACAACGATTCACTTGACCAAGACAAG GATGCCGAGGTCAAGGAGAAGCCCTGGTTTGCTGGAGACTGTGACCGCAAGACGGCAGAAAAGCTGTTGTTTCGTGCAAACAAA GACGGGGCCTTCATGGTGAGGAAAAGTTCCAGACAGGACGCCAACCAGCCCTACACATTGGTGGTGTATTATAAAGGCAGAGTGTACAACATCCCCATCCGTTTCACACACACAAGGCAGCAATACGCCCTGGGGATGGAGAAGCAAGGAGAAGAG TATTTCCGCAGTGTCTCTCACATCATCGAGAACCACCAGAAGATCCCGTTGGTGTTGATAGACAGCAAGAGCAACAGCAAGGATACGGCCAAGCTGCGTTTCCCTGTGACACAAGCAAGCACATGGGGCCATCAGTGGCCTGCTTCAGATGCATTCTCCCCTTGTCTGTAA